Genomic DNA from Dehalococcoidia bacterium:
GGTAGCCGTGCGCGTGCCTACAATCAAACGTGAGGAGAACGAGCCTCTGTGCGCATCTCGCTTGAGTGGCTGAAGGAGTACGTCGATCTGACGCTGCCGCCCGAGCAACTTGCGCGGCGCATCACACTGGCGACGGCCGAGGTCGAGGAGATCATCGCGCCGCCGGCCTGGGAAGGCGTCTCCGTCGGCGCGGTCGAGACGTGCGAGCGCATCGCTGGCTCGGATCATCTCAGCTGCTGCACGGTGCGCGCGGCTGATGGCGTGCACCAGGTCGTCTGCGGGGCGCCGAACGTGGCCGCCGGGCAGAAGATCGCCTACGCCGCGATCGGCGCCGAGCTGTTCAGCCCGCGCGCCGGCAAGCCGCAGAAGCTGAAGCCCGCAGTCATCATGAAGATCGAATCGGACGGCATGATCTGCTCGGAGATGGAGCTCGGCCTCTCCGAGAACCACGAGGGCATCCTCGTGCTGTCCGACGAGGCGCCCGTCGGCACGCCGCTGCACGATTATCTCGGAGACACGGTGCTCGTGGCGGGAGCATGGGCGCACCGCGCGGACCTGCTCGCCATGCTCGGCATCGCCCGCGAGGTCGCGGCGCTCACCGGCCAAAGCGCGCGGGAGCCGGATTCCAGTTTCGAGGCGATGGGCGGCCCGATCGCGGGCACGCTTTCAGTCGAAATCGCCGACCCCGACCTTTGCAACCGTTACGTCGCCGCCGTGATCGAAGGCGTCACGCTGGGTCCTTCGCCGTTGTGGCTGCAGCGCAGGCTCGAGGCCGCGGGCGTGCGCGCGATCAGCAACGTGGTGGACATCACCAACTACGTGATGCTGGAGTTCGGCCAGCCGCTGCACGCCTTCGACTACGACACCGTGGAGGACAATCACGTGATCGTGCGCCGTGCCCGCGCGGGCGAACGCCTGACCACGCTCGACGGCGTCGATCGCGAGCTGACGCCCGACATGCTGCTGATCACCGATCCGGGCGGGCCGATCGGCCTCGCCGGCGTGATGGGCGGGGCGAACAGCGAAATCAGCGAGCGGACGAAGACGATCCTCCTCGAAGCGGCAAACTTCCACGGCATGAATATCCGCCGCACTTCGACGCGTTTGGGCCTGCGCAGCGAGGCGTCGTCGCGCTTCGAGAAGCAACTGCCGGCCGAGCTGGCGCTGAAGGCCGCGCGACGCGCCGTGCAACTGATGGTCGAGCTGTGCGGTGGCATGGCGCGTGAGGGCTTCATCGACGTGTACCCCGTGCCGCAGCCGCCGCTGCGCATCGAACTGAGCGCGGCGCGGCTGCGCCAGGTGCTCGGCATCGAGGTTTCGACCGCCGACGTGACGCGCACGCTGCGGGCGCTCGGCTTCGGCTGCGAGTGGCAGGCACCCGATCGCTACCTGGTGGACGTGCCCTACTGGCGCATGGACGTGCGCATCGCCGACGACGTGGTCGAGGAGGTGATCCGCATCCTCGGCTTCGACCGCCTGCCGAGCACGACGATCGCCGGCCGCATCCCCGAGCTGCTGCCGCAGCCGCGCCGCCTGCTGCGCGAGCGGGTGAAGGACGTCCTCGTCGCCGCCGGCGCGCAGGAGATCATCACCTATTCGGCCGTGAGCGAGGAGCTGCTGCGCAAGGTCACGCCTGCCGAGGACCTGGCGATCCTGCAGCCGCTGCGCATCGTCAACCCGCTCAGCGCCGAGCACGAGCTGATGCGCACCAGCCTGCGCGGCTCGCTGCTGGCAACGCTGGCCGACAACCTGCGCCTGCGCCGCCCGGCGCTCTCGCTGTTCGAAACCGCGGTCGTCTATCTGCCCGCAGAGGATCGCACGAAGCTGCCGGAGGAGCGCGAGACCCTTATCGGCGCGATCTGCGGTGAGCGGCTGGACCGCTGGGGGCACGCCGGGGGCGAGCCTCTCGATTTCTTCGATGCCAAGGGCCTAATCGAAGCGCTGGACGAACGGCTGCGCATCGGCCTGAGTTACCACGCGGCTGCGGACACGATCCTGATCGACGGCCGCGCCGCGGAAGTCCGCGCCGGCGAGCAGGCGGTGGGCGTCGTCGGCCAGGTGCATCCCGACGTGCTGGCGCGCTTCGGCATCGAGCGC
This window encodes:
- the pheT gene encoding phenylalanine--tRNA ligase subunit beta, coding for MRISLEWLKEYVDLTLPPEQLARRITLATAEVEEIIAPPAWEGVSVGAVETCERIAGSDHLSCCTVRAADGVHQVVCGAPNVAAGQKIAYAAIGAELFSPRAGKPQKLKPAVIMKIESDGMICSEMELGLSENHEGILVLSDEAPVGTPLHDYLGDTVLVAGAWAHRADLLAMLGIAREVAALTGQSAREPDSSFEAMGGPIAGTLSVEIADPDLCNRYVAAVIEGVTLGPSPLWLQRRLEAAGVRAISNVVDITNYVMLEFGQPLHAFDYDTVEDNHVIVRRARAGERLTTLDGVDRELTPDMLLITDPGGPIGLAGVMGGANSEISERTKTILLEAANFHGMNIRRTSTRLGLRSEASSRFEKQLPAELALKAARRAVQLMVELCGGMAREGFIDVYPVPQPPLRIELSAARLRQVLGIEVSTADVTRTLRALGFGCEWQAPDRYLVDVPYWRMDVRIADDVVEEVIRILGFDRLPSTTIAGRIPELLPQPRRLLRERVKDVLVAAGAQEIITYSAVSEELLRKVTPAEDLAILQPLRIVNPLSAEHELMRTSLRGSLLATLADNLRLRRPALSLFETAVVYLPAEDRTKLPEERETLIGAICGERLDRWGHAGGEPLDFFDAKGLIEALDERLRIGLSYHAAADTILIDGRAAEVRAGEQAVGVVGQVHPDVLARFGIERDVFLYELNLAALLPLVMAIPGYAPISRFPAVVQDLALVVNEDVPAADLLAAIARSKAVSQVTLFDEYRGDRIGAGKKSLAFSVSYQAPDRTLTDADAAREQERILRSLGHQFGAELRR